Below is a genomic region from Longimicrobium sp..
GGAGTCGACGTCGGGCTTTTCCATCATGCCCAGGAACTGCCGGGCGTAGGCCGACAGCGACTCCACGTAGCGCCGCTGCCCCTCGGCGTAGATGGTGTCGAAGGCCAGCGACGACTTGCCGCTCCCGCTCAAGCCCGTGATCACGGTCAGCTTGTCGCGGGGGATCTCGACGTCGACGTTCTGGAGGTTGTGCTCGCGCGCACCGCGGACGATCAGGTTTTCTTCTGCCATCCAGACAAGTTACCGCCCGGGGGGCCGCGCTTCAACTCTCGGGGTGCACTTTTCGGGAGGTGCGGTAAGTACGGTTGGCGATCGGATGAGAGGAGGGGCGGCCCCGCCGCGGGTCCGCCCCTCCTGGTATGCCCACTCACGCCGCCGTGGCTTTGGGCGTACTTGCCCGGCGCGTTTCGGTTCTCACCGTGATGGCAGCAGGGTGCGCTCCCTCGCGCTTGGGCCGGATGACGATCTGAACTTCGCGGTCCAGGCGATTGAGGAAGACGAACAGCCGCTCGAGCGAGAACCGGTCCAGCCGCCGCCGCACGAGATCGGAGACGGTCGGCTGCGTCGTGTCCAGCAGCACCGCCGCATCCTTCTGAGTCAGCTTTCGCCGCCGGATGAGCGAGACGATGTGATGGACCAACTCGGATTTCGCGAGCAGCTCGTCCGCATCCGGCAGGTCGAGATCCGCGAAGACATTGCCCGACCCGGGAGTGTAGTCTACGTGCGCCTCGGACTCGTCCGTCATCATCCCTCCTCACTCGCGATCGGGGAACAACCGGGCGTGCAGCTGCCGAGCCGCTACGAGTCGCCCCTTGATCAATTCGATGTCTTTACGGGCGGTCGCGATCCCACGCTTGCTCTTCTTCTGGAACGCGTGGAGAACGTACACCGCGCCTTGGAAACGGACTGTGTAGACGGC
It encodes:
- a CDS encoding helix-turn-helix transcriptional regulator: MMTDESEAHVDYTPGSGNVFADLDLPDADELLAKSELVHHIVSLIRRRKLTQKDAAVLLDTTQPTVSDLVRRRLDRFSLERLFVFLNRLDREVQIVIRPKREGAHPAAITVRTETRRASTPKATAA
- a CDS encoding type II toxin-antitoxin system RelE/ParE family toxin, which produces AVYTVRFQGAVYVLHAFQKKSKRGIATARKDIELIKGRLVAARQLHARLFPDRE